TCAGCAGCTTTGATGCTGACCACGCTGGCGCCGTTGTCACCGGGCTCGATGGAGGCAATGGTTCCGCTGGTCGGAGCCGTGTAGACGGTGTTGTTGCTCTTCTCACCGGTGGGATACACCTGGCCACGGCCGCGATTGCCACCCACGTGGATCTGGTACTTGCCGAAGTGGATGTTGCTGTCGGTGGCGGGATCAGGGGACAGAACAGGGAAGACGATCTCTTGGTGTTCGTCACCAGGAATCGGTCCCACCAGCAGGATGTTCGGCTGGTCGTCGCTGTACTGGGTGAAGTAGACGCCTTCCGTCTCTTCCTTGATCTCCTCGGTCCAGCGGTCCTGAGGAGCCAGGGTGAAGCCATCGGGAAGCATCACGACAGCGCCCACCTGCATACCCACGTCGCTGCCGTCAGCTCCGATCTCCTGAAGACCCTTCTCGTAGGGAACCTTGACGCTGGCGGTGAAGACGCTGTCGGGGAGCACCGATTGGGGAACTTCAGCCTGGGTCAGCTTTTTGGCCAGGTGGCAGTTCGCACAAACAATCTTGCCTGTGGCTTCCCGGGGGCTGTCGTAGTTCTGTTGAGCCCAGAAGGGGTAGGCCCAGCTGGCAGCCGGGGCAATCAGCAGAGCCAGTCCAATGACTAGCGATCCAAGGAGGAGGGAGAGGTGACGACGCATGGGACGGTGAGGGAATTCAGGCGTAGGGAAGGGAAAGATCAGGCCCACCAGGGCTTATCACCAGTTCTGAAGTCGGTCTCGGTCCACTGGCTCATGAACACGTTGTCGTTCTCCACGCTGACGTTGGCCAGGGCCAGGGAGAGAGGGGCAGGTCCACGGACCACCTTGCCGGTGGCGTCGTACTGACTGCCATGGCAAGGGCACATGAACTTGTTGGCACCGCTGTTCCAGGGAACGACGCAACCGAGGTGGGTGCAGATGGCGTTGATGCCGTAGCTGCCAATGGCGTCTTCGCCTTCAACGATCAGATAGGTGGGATCACCCTTGAGGCCCTGCACCAGGCTGCGATCGCCCTCGGGGTGGCTGGAGAGCCAACCGCTGGCTGTGATCGGGTTGCCCAGCTCATCCTTGGCACTAGTGCCACCGCCGCTGCCGGCTGCCTTGGGGGGGATGAAGTAATTCGCCACCGGGTAGAGGGCTCCAAGGGCCACACCAGTGACGGAGCCGAACGTCAGCAGATTCATGAACTGCCGACGACCCATTCCGGGCACATCGCTCGAGGAGAGTTGTGTCATGGCGGACGTTCATCCAGCTCGGATTGGCGACCATTATGGATGCTTAAGTGCCTGTCAAGCTTTGCAACGACAGGCGTCTTCCTGCTCCTGCCGCTACTGCTTCTGTGCTTGAAATCGCCAACGCCGTGCCCGAGCCGCCGCTCAGCGTCGACGAGGTGATTGCCTGTCTACGCCAGCGCTGGCGGGCGACTTACGACCTTCAGCTGGTGGTGCGACGCCGTCGTTTGTACCTCCAGGTGATGTGGGCCTATCTCGAGCAACAGTCGTTTCCGATGGACCTTGAGGCCTATCGGCAGCATCTCGGTGAGGTGCTGGATGTTGTGAATCGTCTTGGTTTGGCGGGTGAGGTGCGCCAATGGCTTGGTTCCACCCGTGACAAACCGCGTCTGGGCAAGGCGTTGAGTCTTCCGCTGGAGGCGACGGGGCCGGAGGCGGAAACGCTGATCAAGGAGTTTCTGGTCTGAACGATTCGGTCAGAGCCACCAGGCCTACGCCAATTAAAAACAGTGCCGTGATGGCTCCAGCCAGCAGCAGCATCGTGATCGGATCGGTGGATGGCGTCAGCACGGCTCCAGCCAGGGCTGAACCCAGCACAACCCAGCGCCAGGCTCCCAGCATCGGCCTCCAGCGCACAAGCCCCAGAGCCCCGAGGAGCAGCTGCAGGACGGGGAGCTGGAACGCCAGCCCGGTGGCCAGCATCAGCAGCAGAACAAAATCCAGATAGCGCTCGATCGACCAAAGCGGCTCCACCACATCGGCGCCGTAGCTCACCAGAAAACGCAGGGCGGCTGGCACTAGGGCCCACCAGGCAAAGGCCAGGCCCACCATGAACAGGACCGCGGAGCCGGCGACGGCAGGGGCAATCAGGCGTCGTTCGCGGATCGTCAGGCCCGGCAGCACGAAGGCCAGGATCTGAAACAGCACATAGGGCAGGGCCAGGGTGAGTCCGGCGTAGCCGGCAACCTTCAGCGAGACGAATAAAAACTCGCCCGGCGCAAGTTGAAGGAAATGAATGCCACTGGCTGGCGCTTCCAGCAGGCGCACCAGCGGTTTGACTCCCAGCAGACAGGTCAGCGCTGCAATGACAACGGCCAGCAAGCTGCGCAGAACCCGTTGGCGCAATTCCTCAAGGTGATCCACCAGAGGCATCTCCACCTCATTGGGTAAATCGGCATCGCCAGGTGCCCGCCCAATGCGAATGGGTGGTGGTGGTTGCAGAGCTGGGGGACCTTCGGGGCGCTCAGACACGGACGCGGGTCGGGCGGCGCAACAGGTCAGCCCGAGTGTGGATTCAGGCTAGGGGCAAGCAGCCGCTCTTCCGCGCCCTGGGGATCCCCCCAGCGGATCTCAGCTTGTCCATGGCGCACGGTGCCCGGTCCGGCACCGGGAATTCGCTGCAGCTGATCGGTGGGCACCATCACCACTGCCACCCGCGTGTTGCCCCGAGCGCGACTGAAATAGGCCGCCAGGTCTGTTGCCATTGCCAGGTCGGATTCCTCGGCCAGCCCATTGGAGCTCTTCAACACCACATGACTCCCTGGGCATTCCTGGGCGTGAAACCAGAGGTCACCACTGCGGGCCTGGCGCAGCGAGATCCAGTCGTTCTGGCGGTGGTTCCGCCCCACCTGAACCTTGAGACCTCCCGGAGTGTTCAGTTCCAGCGGATTGGGCTGGTCCCGTTGACGCTGCTGTCTTGTGTTGCGACGGCGTTCCTTTGGCTGCAGCAGCTCATCGAGTTCCTCCCGCAGATCATTGAGGGCGGAGAGGCGTGCTGGGCAGTCCTGCCAGGTTGCGCTCAGTTGATCCTCGATGAAGGTTTCGCTCTCGTTGATCAGCTCAAGACGTCGCTGATGGTGCTTCAGCCGCTGCTCGAGGATCGGGCGCGATCTCCGTAGTTTTTTGGCCCGGCGATAGAGCGACTGGGCTTCATCGACCTGGTCGCGGCTTGGGTTGCCAATGCAAAGGAGAGCATCCGCCTGGCGTTGAAGGGCCCCGTGCCCGTCGGTGGCCTTCAGGCGCTGACGTTGGTCCTCCTGGGCGGCCTGTTCTTTGCTGCGCCAACGCTCCAGGCGTTGACGCAGGTCATGGTTGACCCGTGCCAGGGCCCGTTGCTCTTGGCATTGCTGGTGCAGGGATCCCAGCGTGAGCGCCAGAGAGGGTTGTGGATGCACTTCAGTACGAGGAGATCCCCAGACCCGGTAACGACCGTCGTTCTCCACCACGAGGGCGAACTGTTCGCTCTCGAGTTGGTCCAACCAGAGAGACCATCGCTCAAAGAGGTGGCTCCACTGGCTGGCATCCAGGCTGTCCACCGGGGTGTTCACATGGTCTCCGGCGAGCTGTCCAGCGAGGGCTGGGCTGATCCCCTGATAGGTCTGCTGAAAGGCCTTGCGCAGCGGGATCGGGACGAGAGAGAGCCGCTCCTTCCAGCGTTCAAAGCCCTCCGTTCGATCCGGTGCCAACCCCTGAAGCATCGGGGGTTGGCTGTAGGAATCACCGGTGGAGAGAGGGCGCACGCGGGACTGATGGTCCCGGACCTGGCGCCCCAGAGCAATGATGCGGCGCTGCTCATCGAGGAGCAGGAGGTTGCTGTGCCGTCCCATCAGCTCCAGCACGAGCACCCGCTGGATCGGTTCCCCAGGGCGTTGGGCAAACCGGAATTCCACCACCCGTTCAAAGCCGCTCTGGTGAAGCTCCACAAGAGCCAGCTGGCGGAGGCTGTGTTGCAACTGTTGCGCGAAGGTGCTGCCGCTGCCGCTGCGCGGGGGAGGGTTGACCTCCACCAGTCGAGGTGCTTCGGCTTGCCAACTCAGTTCCAGCCACACCATCCCCTTGAGGCTGCGGCATCCCAGTTGAATCGTTGCCGGGTCCGGTTGTTGTGCCTTTTCGAAACGGCTTGGCACCAGCTTTGGACGCAGATTCCAGAGCACCGCGCGAAGCGTGGTGAGATCCATTGGCTGCAGGCTGGTGGAGGCGATCACCTGGAGCACCGGGCGGAGCGTTGGGGCTTCCTACTCTGCTGAGCCACGCAGACGCCGCGATGTCCACCAGTGGAAAGCTCACCTTGATCACCGGTCCCAGTGGAGTCGGCAAGGGAACCCTGGTGAACCAGCTGCTGGAGCGCCATCCCCAGATTTGGCTGTCGGTGTCTGCCACCACCCGTTCTCCGCGCCAGGGGGAGCAGGACGGCATCAACTACTTCTTCCACAGCCGTGCGGGGTTTGAGGCCTTGGTGGAGCAGGGAGGTTTTCTGGAGTGGGCGGAATTCGCAGGGAATTGCTACGGCACTCCCCGCGGTCCTGCTGAGCAACAAATGGCGGCGGGGCGCCCTGTGCTTTTGGAGATTGAGTTGGAAGGTTCCCGCCAAGTGCGTCGCAGTTTCCCGGATGGGTTTCAGATTTTTCTGGCTCCCCCAAGCTTTGAGGAATTGGAGCGCCGGATCCGGGGGCGCGGTACCGATTCCGAGGACGCCATTCAGCGCCGCTTGACTCGCGCTCGTGAGGAACTCGAGGCTCAACATGAATTCGATGCCGTCGTGATCAACGACGATCTCGAATCAGCGTTGAACCAGGTGGAGACGCTGATGGGGCTGGGATAACGCGAAGCTGCTGATCTTGGCAACGCGGTGCAGGCACAAAAAAAGGGAACCCGAAGGTTCCCTTATCTGATATTGATCAACCCGTGGTTCACATCGGGTGGAAGAGAAGATCGGGGAAGAAGCGGTTCCACTCGATCAGAATGCCGGCGGTGGCGGTGAACCAGATGGCTGCAACTACTGGAGCTGCGGTCAGAAACTTGTTCATTGTTGAGGGAGCAATGGTTGAAGTCGTATGAATCAGCGCGGTGAAACAGTCACCTTGCTGTCGTCTTCGAGCAACTTGCCGCTGGTGAATTCACCGAATGCAGCGAGGGGCCAGGTGGCGGCAGCCAGAAGGCTCTTGAAGGCAATGCTGCGATCGATGAAAATTTCGTACTGGGCAGCATTCTTGCCGCGGGTTGCTTTCAGGTACTCACGACCGGCCCAGCCGATGCAACCGGTGATGTACAGAAACATGATCCCGGGATAGACAAAATCACCGGCATGACTCCAGCGGCCGTCCACGATCAGGTGGGGAAGGCCATCCTCACCACAAGAGGCCTGGCTGTACATCTCGAAGCGGGCTTTGGCCTGAGGCGTTGTAGCGGCAGCGGCACGCTGCTGGAAACGGGCGCTTTCAGAGCAGGGTGTGAGGCCAGCCACATCCGCCTTGGCGACGGGGGCGAAGCCGAACACCAGGAGTGCTGAAAGCACGACGGCGAAGAGACGACGCATCGGAACGATTCCTCTGAACGGTGCCCCGAAAGGGCAAGATGTCACAAGCAGGAGAGTAGGAGAGGCGCATCGCTCCGATGCATGCAGTGCTTGCCCTCGAAACAAGTTGTGACGAGTCTGCGGCTGCGGTCCTACTCCGTCACGCTGATGGACGAATCGACGTTCTGGCGTCGCGGATTGCGTCCCAGGTCGAGGAGCATGCCCGTTGGGGTGGTGTTGTGCCTGAAATCGCCTCGCGTCGTCACGTCGAGGCCCTGCCTGGGCTGGTGGAGGCCGTTGTCAATGAGGCGGGTGTCGCTTTAGGGCAGCTGGATGCCATAGCGGCAACGATCACTCCAGGCCTGGCTGGGGCTCTGATGGTGGCCTCGGTGACCGGCCGCACCCTTGCCGCGCTGCATCAGCGCCCCTTCCTCGGCATCCATCATCTGGAAGGCCATCTGGCCTCGGTGATGCTTGGAGATGCTCCACCGCAAGCGCCTTATTTGGTGCTGCTGGTGAGTGGGGGCCACACTGAGCTGATCCTGGTGGCTGACGACGGGGCGATGACGCGTCTAGGCCGAAGCCATGACGATGCCGCTGGAGAAGCTTTCGACAAGGTGGCGCGCCTGCTCGGTCTGGGATACCCCGGAGGCCCTGCCATCCAGGCTGTTGCCGAAACGGGTGAGGCAACGCGCTTCCGCCTGCCCAAGGGGCGGATTTCATTGCCGGGCGGTGGGTTTCACCCCTACGACTTTTCCTTCAGTGGTCTGAAGACAGCCATGCTCCGCACCGTGGAAACACTGCGGCAGACCAGCGATCCGCTGCCTCTTGCCGATCTGGCCGCCAGTTTCGAACAGGTAGTGGCTGATGTTCTGGTGGAACGCAGCCTCCGCTGTGCTGAAGACCATGGTGTTCAGCAACTGGTGATGGTCGGCGGTGTCGCTGCGAACCGTCGTTTGCGCCAATGCATGCTCGAACAGGGGAAAAAGCGGGGCATAGCAGTCTCCATCGCTCCTCTGGCCTTCTGCACCGACAACGCTGCAATGATCGGAGCTGCGGCCTTGATGCGTCTGGGCCAGAACACGGCTTCCACCTCTCTTGAATCGGGAGTTGCGGCCCGCTGGCCCTTGGATCAAGCCAATGCTCTTTACACATCAGACCCACCCTTTTAAAGAAGCCTTTTAGGCTTAAACGCACCCTTCGGTCTCTGCGTCGTGGATCAACCGGAAACCAGATCAGATGCTCCGGAGCCCGTGGAGGCAGAAGAGCTGAACGCCTGGAAGCGTGGGTTTACTCCGCAAGCCGAAATCTGGAACGGCCGTCTGGCGATGATCGGCCTGTCCGCAGGGATCGCAGTAGTCCTTTTGGTGCGTGTGTTCAGCGGTGGCTGATTAGCTTCGGCCCCGTAGGGCTTGAGCCAGTTCGTTGGGTTTGAGGCTGACAGCTACAGCCTCTGTGGCGTCAATGCGATCTGCCTCCACCAGGGCCAGCAGCGATTGATTGGTTGTCACCATCCCATCAAATCCGCTGCGTTCCATGATTTCCTCCACCTCATCGAGCGCCCCCCGCTGGATGTAGTCCTTGCAGGCATCGGTGTTGATCAGAATGTCGTGATACGCCGCCCGTTTTCCGTCTTTCGTCTTGATCAATCCCTGGGCGATCACCCCCAGCAGCGACTCGGACAACGAACGGCGCACACTCTCCTGTTCCTCAGGTGAATACATGCCAAGGACCCGTTCCACGGTTTTCACCGCTGAATTGGTGTGGAGCGTCCCGAACACCAGGTGGCCGGTCTGGGCGGCTTCGAGGGCCGTGGAGAGGGTTTCCTGATCCCGGATTTCGCCCACCAAAATCACATCAGGGTCTTCCCGCAGGGCGGCCCTCAGGGCGTTGTGGAATTTGAGGGTGTGCAATCCCACTTCCCGGTGCCGGATGAGGGACTTGCGGCTCTCGTGCACGAACTCGACGGGATCCTCGATCGTGAGGATGTGCCGTGCCTCGTTGCGGTTGATCCAGTCGATCATGGCCGCGAGGGTTGTGCTTTTGCCGGACCCTGTCGGTCCGGTCACCAGGATCAGTCCCTTCCGACGGGCCGCGAGGCTCTGCAGCACGTTGGGGAGATGCAGCTGATCCATGCTGAGGATCGTCTGCGGAATCAGGCGCAGCACCATGGCCGGGCCGCGCAGTGAATCCATCAGGTTGATGCGCACGCGCACGAAGGGGAAGGCATGGGAGCCGTCGAATTCCTTGTCGCGGTTGAAGCCATCGATCTGCTGTGGCGTCAGGATTTCCTGGAGCCATCCCTGAAAGACATCGGCCTGGGTCAAGGGCCATTCCGTGCCTTGCATGTCTCCCCGTGCGCGGTAGCGCGGTACTTCTCCAACACCCAGGTGGACGTCGGAATGGCCGGCCTCATGGGCGATGCGAACGATCTCCTCGAGGCTTGGAGAGCCATCTGCAGCTGATCTGCGCGCCGGGTTTTGAACCTCCAGAGATCGTTCTGAGGTACGAACCGAGGTTGGGCGCGGCGGGAAGCTGGGGGGGGAAACCGGCTGAGCCACGTTGATGGCGAGGGATCTTTCATCAGGATCGTCTCGATGCTCGGACTGGCAAGGATTTCTCACTGTTCTCTCCGGGTTGACGCCCGTAAACTCCGGCGGTCCGTCTGGATGGAATGGCTGAACAGCCCCGCGTCACGATCGTTCTGGGAACGCGTCCCGAGGCGATCAAGCTGGCTCCGGTCATCCGGACGTTCCAAGCCTGTGATGCATTGCAGACCCGTGTTGTCTTGACCGGTCAGCACCGTGAAATGGTGTGCCAGGTGATGGATCTGTTCCATCTCCAGGCGGATCAGGATCTCAATCTGATGGCACCTCGTCAGACCCTGACGCATGTCACCTGTGCTGCTCTGCAAGGGCTACGGGAAGACTTTCAGGCCTACCCCCCGCAGTTGGTCCTGGTGCAGGGCGACACCACCACGGCGTTTGCCGCTGGTTTGGCTGCGTTTTACGAGCAGATCACGATTGGTCATGTGGAGGCCGGTCTGCGCACCGACGATCTTTTGGATCCCTTCCCAGAAGAAGCCAACCGCCGGCTCCTCTCCCAGATCGCGACCCTTCATTTCGCGCCGACGGCTAAGGCGGAATCCAACCTGAAGGCCTCCGGTGTGGTCGGGGAGATCTCCGTGACCGGCAACACCGTGATCGATGCGTTGTTGTTGATGGCGAAATCGGCGCCGGATGTTCAGTTTGATGGCCTCGATTGGGACCAACAGAGGGTGATTCTCGCCACGGTCCATCGGCGTGAAAACTGGGGTGAGCGTCTGCATGACATCGCTGCAGGAATGCTGAAGGTGCTTGAGCGCTACCCCGACACGGCGCTTCTGCTGCCCATGCACCGCAACCCGACGGTGCGTGAACCGCTGCAGGCCCTGCTTGGAAGCCATCCCCGTGTCGTTCTGACCGAACCTTTGGACTACGACCGTCTCGTCGCAGCGATGAAAGGCTGCTGCCTTTTGCTCACCGATTCCGGTGGTCTTCAGGAGGAGGCCCCTGCGCTCGGGAAACCTGTGCTGGTTCTGCGGCGCACCACGGAGCGGCCCGAGGCCGTTGATGCAGGGACAGCCCGGCTGGTGGGCACGGATCCCGATGTGATTCTGGAAGAGACCTCGCGGCTGCTTGGGGATGCCACGGCCTATCAAGAGATGTCCCGCGCCGTTAACCCCTTTGGCGATGGTCATGCCAGTGAACGCATCCTTGAGCGTTGCCGCCGACAGCTCGGGATCTGAAGCGTCCCTCAGCAGCGATGGCTGTTACCGCTGGTGGCTGCGGCGCTGCCTGGGTACGGGCGAAGGGTGCCTCCTCTTCCTGGGTCTGAATCCCTCAAGAGCCGATGGCCAGCGTGATGATCCGACCCTGCGCCGTTTGATCGGCTTCGCCAGGACATGGGGATATCGGGAGTTGCTGGTGCTGAATTTGTTTGCCCGGATGTCGCCGTCTCCGGCGGCGCTGCTGCGGGTGAAGGACCCCATCGGTGAGCAGAACGACGCGATATTGAACCTCTGGTTCAACCACTGGTCCCAAACATCTGGGGTCGATCTCTGGTGTGGATGGGGGGCGAATGGGGTGCGATGGGACCGGGCTCAACTGGTTCTTGGAGACATTCAGCGTTTGTTGCCACAACGCCGACGCTCGGTTCCCGACTCGCCGCATCCTCTGATGTTGGGTCAGACGGCCTCGGGGCAACCGCGTCATCCGCTGTACGCCCCGCGCAACGCCTGTCTTCGCCCTTTTCTCTGGGCAGACCCGGAACTGATCCGTCATCCTGTGGGGACCGTGATGGATGTCTTTCTGCGCTGATGTCCCGTACGCCCCGCCGCTACGCCGTCCATCTCCACCTTGTGGGAGGCCAAACCGAACGGGTGTTTTTTCCGAAACTCGAGACCTTTCAAGAGTGGTATCAAGGGGTGGTCAATGCCGAGAACCAGGGCGGTTTCGTCAACGTTCCCCTCAGCGATCTGGAAGGCGAGTATCTGGTCGTACGTCCCCAAGCCGTGATCGGCGTGCGCGTGGAACCTCAGTTCTCCTCTGTCGATGACGCCTGAGCGTCTGGGCCTCCTCTGGGGCGTCACGGTTTCCTCGGGTGCTGCGGCCCGTTTTCTGGCGGCCAAGTCGGAATTTCCTGGGGTGGTGTTGCTGCTCTTGTCTGGGTTGCTGATCGGTCGCTCTGGTCTGGGTTGGGTGGAACCCCTCGACCTCGGCTCCGGGCTTGGAACCGTGGTGGGTCTTCTCGTCAGCCTGGTGCTTTTCGACGGCGGACTGAATCTGCGTCTGCCTGGAGACACGATCAAGGCCACGGTGCAGCGGATTGCAGCCCTGCGTTTGTTGATCTCCCTGGGCGGCGGTCTGTTGGCAGCCCATTGGCTTGCCGGCCTCAGCTGGTCGCTCGCCGCTGTATTCAGTGCCATCGTGCTGGCCAC
This is a stretch of genomic DNA from Synechococcus sp. MU1617. It encodes these proteins:
- the petA gene encoding cytochrome f, whose translation is MRRHLSLLLGSLVIGLALLIAPAASWAYPFWAQQNYDSPREATGKIVCANCHLAKKLTQAEVPQSVLPDSVFTASVKVPYEKGLQEIGADGSDVGMQVGAVVMLPDGFTLAPQDRWTEEIKEETEGVYFTQYSDDQPNILLVGPIPGDEHQEIVFPVLSPDPATDSNIHFGKYQIHVGGNRGRGQVYPTGEKSNNTVYTAPTSGTIASIEPGDNGASVVSIKAADGNSVTETIPVGPEVLVSVGDSIEAGAALTNDPNVGGFGQVDAEIVLQNPVRIYGLLAFFAAVALAQIMLVLKKRQIEKVQAAEGV
- the petC gene encoding cytochrome b6-f complex iron-sulfur subunit, with translation MTQLSSSDVPGMGRRQFMNLLTFGSVTGVALGALYPVANYFIPPKAAGSGGGTSAKDELGNPITASGWLSSHPEGDRSLVQGLKGDPTYLIVEGEDAIGSYGINAICTHLGCVVPWNSGANKFMCPCHGSQYDATGKVVRGPAPLSLALANVSVENDNVFMSQWTETDFRTGDKPWWA
- a CDS encoding DUF3067 family protein; this encodes MPVKLCNDRRLPAPAATASVLEIANAVPEPPLSVDEVIACLRQRWRATYDLQLVVRRRRLYLQVMWAYLEQQSFPMDLEAYRQHLGEVLDVVNRLGLAGEVRQWLGSTRDKPRLGKALSLPLEATGPEAETLIKEFLV
- the tatC gene encoding twin-arginine translocase subunit TatC, producing MPLVDHLEELRQRVLRSLLAVVIAALTCLLGVKPLVRLLEAPASGIHFLQLAPGEFLFVSLKVAGYAGLTLALPYVLFQILAFVLPGLTIRERRLIAPAVAGSAVLFMVGLAFAWWALVPAALRFLVSYGADVVEPLWSIERYLDFVLLLMLATGLAFQLPVLQLLLGALGLVRWRPMLGAWRWVVLGSALAGAVLTPSTDPITMLLLAGAITALFLIGVGLVALTESFRPETP
- a CDS encoding NFACT family protein, whose translation is MDLTTLRAVLWNLRPKLVPSRFEKAQQPDPATIQLGCRSLKGMVWLELSWQAEAPRLVEVNPPPRSGSGSTFAQQLQHSLRQLALVELHQSGFERVVEFRFAQRPGEPIQRVLVLELMGRHSNLLLLDEQRRIIALGRQVRDHQSRVRPLSTGDSYSQPPMLQGLAPDRTEGFERWKERLSLVPIPLRKAFQQTYQGISPALAGQLAGDHVNTPVDSLDASQWSHLFERWSLWLDQLESEQFALVVENDGRYRVWGSPRTEVHPQPSLALTLGSLHQQCQEQRALARVNHDLRQRLERWRSKEQAAQEDQRQRLKATDGHGALQRQADALLCIGNPSRDQVDEAQSLYRRAKKLRRSRPILEQRLKHHQRRLELINESETFIEDQLSATWQDCPARLSALNDLREELDELLQPKERRRNTRQQRQRDQPNPLELNTPGGLKVQVGRNHRQNDWISLRQARSGDLWFHAQECPGSHVVLKSSNGLAEESDLAMATDLAAYFSRARGNTRVAVVMVPTDQLQRIPGAGPGTVRHGQAEIRWGDPQGAEERLLAPSLNPHSG
- the gmk gene encoding guanylate kinase, with the translated sequence MSTSGKLTLITGPSGVGKGTLVNQLLERHPQIWLSVSATTRSPRQGEQDGINYFFHSRAGFEALVEQGGFLEWAEFAGNCYGTPRGPAEQQMAAGRPVLLEIELEGSRQVRRSFPDGFQIFLAPPSFEELERRIRGRGTDSEDAIQRRLTRAREELEAQHEFDAVVINDDLESALNQVETLMGLG
- the psaJ gene encoding photosystem I reaction center subunit IX produces the protein MNKFLTAAPVVAAIWFTATAGILIEWNRFFPDLLFHPM
- a CDS encoding Photosystem I reaction center subunit III gives rise to the protein MRRLFAVVLSALLVFGFAPVAKADVAGLTPCSESARFQQRAAAATTPQAKARFEMYSQASCGEDGLPHLIVDGRWSHAGDFVYPGIMFLYITGCIGWAGREYLKATRGKNAAQYEIFIDRSIAFKSLLAAATWPLAAFGEFTSGKLLEDDSKVTVSPR
- the tsaD gene encoding tRNA (adenosine(37)-N6)-threonylcarbamoyltransferase complex transferase subunit TsaD, whose translation is MHAVLALETSCDESAAAVLLRHADGRIDVLASRIASQVEEHARWGGVVPEIASRRHVEALPGLVEAVVNEAGVALGQLDAIAATITPGLAGALMVASVTGRTLAALHQRPFLGIHHLEGHLASVMLGDAPPQAPYLVLLVSGGHTELILVADDGAMTRLGRSHDDAAGEAFDKVARLLGLGYPGGPAIQAVAETGEATRFRLPKGRISLPGGGFHPYDFSFSGLKTAMLRTVETLRQTSDPLPLADLAASFEQVVADVLVERSLRCAEDHGVQQLVMVGGVAANRRLRQCMLEQGKKRGIAVSIAPLAFCTDNAAMIGAAALMRLGQNTASTSLESGVAARWPLDQANALYTSDPPF
- a CDS encoding chlorophyll a/b-binding protein; this translates as MDQPETRSDAPEPVEAEELNAWKRGFTPQAEIWNGRLAMIGLSAGIAVVLLVRVFSGG
- a CDS encoding type IV pilus twitching motility protein PilT — protein: MEVQNPARRSAADGSPSLEEIVRIAHEAGHSDVHLGVGEVPRYRARGDMQGTEWPLTQADVFQGWLQEILTPQQIDGFNRDKEFDGSHAFPFVRVRINLMDSLRGPAMVLRLIPQTILSMDQLHLPNVLQSLAARRKGLILVTGPTGSGKSTTLAAMIDWINRNEARHILTIEDPVEFVHESRKSLIRHREVGLHTLKFHNALRAALREDPDVILVGEIRDQETLSTALEAAQTGHLVFGTLHTNSAVKTVERVLGMYSPEEQESVRRSLSESLLGVIAQGLIKTKDGKRAAYHDILINTDACKDYIQRGALDEVEEIMERSGFDGMVTTNQSLLALVEADRIDATEAVAVSLKPNELAQALRGRS
- the wecB gene encoding non-hydrolyzing UDP-N-acetylglucosamine 2-epimerase codes for the protein MAEQPRVTIVLGTRPEAIKLAPVIRTFQACDALQTRVVLTGQHREMVCQVMDLFHLQADQDLNLMAPRQTLTHVTCAALQGLREDFQAYPPQLVLVQGDTTTAFAAGLAAFYEQITIGHVEAGLRTDDLLDPFPEEANRRLLSQIATLHFAPTAKAESNLKASGVVGEISVTGNTVIDALLLMAKSAPDVQFDGLDWDQQRVILATVHRRENWGERLHDIAAGMLKVLERYPDTALLLPMHRNPTVREPLQALLGSHPRVVLTEPLDYDRLVAAMKGCCLLLTDSGGLQEEAPALGKPVLVLRRTTERPEAVDAGTARLVGTDPDVILEETSRLLGDATAYQEMSRAVNPFGDGHASERILERCRRQLGI
- a CDS encoding DUF1643 domain-containing protein; translation: MSVAADSSGSEASLSSDGCYRWWLRRCLGTGEGCLLFLGLNPSRADGQRDDPTLRRLIGFARTWGYRELLVLNLFARMSPSPAALLRVKDPIGEQNDAILNLWFNHWSQTSGVDLWCGWGANGVRWDRAQLVLGDIQRLLPQRRRSVPDSPHPLMLGQTASGQPRHPLYAPRNACLRPFLWADPELIRHPVGTVMDVFLR